One Flagellimonas sp. CMM7 genomic region harbors:
- a CDS encoding fasciclin domain-containing protein, whose product MKALMKLSQFTLLMFALILTSCSDDDDGTIVVVPTSNIVEAAIATADLSSLVSALQKADESADNDLVSALSGDGPFTVFAPTNAAFADLYAQLDGFDSLDDFSTQELQNLLATILTYHVIPGAGALSSDLSDGQSLTTLQGGTLEISTQGGVFIGDATNVNAEVTKANVETTNGIVHVINKVLLPQAILDELADIILIPITDLAIGNENLQSLVAALTAANGDLPTVLRGDGPFTVLAPSDDAFTAFLDGAELGDIPVDVLTNVLLNHVISGELMAADLIALGSGYANTLAAGAGDENISIFFDTADGVVFNAASTVEAPNIKALNGVVHVVDAVIDIPNIVDHALANPALTSLVAALTDGGNTTFTDLLSNDEEVFTVFAPVNDAFSAFTNPNSNDINDILSNHVIVGAAAFSSGLTNSYVNTAAEFATDENLSLYINTDDGVTLNGISNVAIADIVASNGVVHAVDAVIDLPTVVTFATANPNFDSLVAALTTEGQPDFVTTLQGNGPFTVFAPTNDAFQALLDSNDMWNGLPDIDSALLTSVLQHHVIAGANIRSGDLTPDGDTVTPATLEGDTFTITLPGTDGNIANVTDGAGNAGIGIDAVDVQAVNGVIHVLDAVLIPDTTN is encoded by the coding sequence ATGAAAGCACTAATGAAATTATCCCAATTCACATTATTAATGTTCGCCTTGATCTTAACATCCTGTTCGGATGATGACGATGGTACAATCGTGGTTGTACCTACCAGTAATATAGTAGAAGCTGCAATAGCTACTGCAGATTTAAGCAGCTTGGTAAGCGCATTACAAAAAGCTGATGAAAGCGCCGACAACGATTTAGTTAGTGCTTTAAGTGGTGATGGCCCTTTCACGGTCTTTGCACCTACCAACGCTGCATTTGCAGATTTGTATGCCCAATTGGACGGATTTGATTCTTTGGATGACTTTAGCACACAAGAACTTCAAAACCTATTGGCCACCATATTAACGTACCATGTTATTCCTGGAGCAGGAGCGCTTTCTTCTGATTTGAGCGATGGTCAAAGTTTGACCACATTACAAGGAGGTACTTTGGAAATTTCCACACAAGGGGGAGTTTTTATTGGTGATGCAACTAACGTTAATGCAGAAGTTACAAAAGCTAACGTTGAAACTACCAACGGTATAGTACATGTGATTAATAAAGTATTGCTACCACAAGCTATTTTAGATGAATTGGCTGATATTATTCTAATTCCTATTACAGATTTGGCAATTGGAAATGAAAATCTTCAAAGTTTAGTAGCAGCCTTAACTGCAGCTAACGGAGATTTACCAACAGTACTAAGAGGTGATGGTCCCTTTACGGTATTGGCTCCCTCAGATGATGCGTTCACAGCTTTCTTGGATGGTGCTGAACTTGGTGATATTCCAGTTGATGTTTTAACCAATGTTTTACTAAATCATGTTATTAGTGGAGAACTAATGGCTGCAGACTTAATTGCCTTAGGCTCTGGATATGCCAATACACTTGCAGCAGGTGCTGGTGATGAAAACATTAGTATTTTCTTTGATACTGCTGATGGCGTTGTGTTCAATGCAGCTTCAACTGTTGAAGCTCCAAATATAAAGGCGCTAAATGGCGTAGTACATGTGGTAGATGCGGTTATAGATATACCTAACATCGTTGACCATGCATTGGCCAATCCAGCCCTTACTTCTTTAGTAGCTGCACTTACTGATGGTGGAAATACTACTTTCACAGATCTATTATCCAATGATGAAGAGGTATTTACCGTCTTTGCACCAGTAAATGATGCATTTAGTGCATTTACAAATCCAAATTCCAATGATATTAATGATATCCTTTCTAACCATGTAATCGTTGGCGCGGCGGCATTTTCATCAGGATTGACAAATTCTTATGTAAACACCGCTGCTGAATTTGCAACTGATGAAAATTTAAGTCTTTACATTAATACAGATGATGGTGTTACTTTAAATGGCATAAGTAACGTTGCCATTGCAGACATTGTAGCTTCCAATGGAGTTGTTCATGCTGTGGATGCTGTAATCGATTTGCCAACAGTAGTTACTTTCGCAACAGCGAATCCAAACTTTGATTCTTTAGTAGCTGCTTTGACCACCGAAGGTCAACCTGATTTTGTTACAACATTGCAAGGTAATGGTCCATTTACTGTTTTCGCTCCAACCAATGATGCTTTCCAGGCTTTATTGGATAGCAATGATATGTGGAACGGATTGCCTGATATTGATTCCGCTTTACTAACCAGTGTTTTACAACATCACGTTATTGCTGGAGCCAATATACGCTCAGGAGATTTAACTCCTGATGGTGATACGGTAACACCCGCAACTCTAGAAGGTGATACGTTTACTATTACGCTTCCTGGTACAGATGGTAATATTGCAAATGTAACAGATGGTGCTGGCAATGCAGGTATAGGTATTGACGCAGTTGATGTACAAGCCGTAAATGGAGTAATCCATGTATTGGATGCCGTATTGATTCCAGATACTACAAATTAA